In the Paraburkholderia acidisoli genome, one interval contains:
- a CDS encoding ligase-associated DNA damage response exonuclease, whose protein sequence is MEHSSDLIVARPEGLYCPPGDFYIDPWRPVERAVITHAHADHARFGHAHYLTAQPGLGVLRSRLPGIDVQGLAYGEQIDHQGVRVSLHPAGHVLGSAQVRVEHGGRVWVASGDYKVEPDPTCAPFEPVRCDTFITESTFGLPIYRWEPPHTVFEGIDAWWRHNAAEGHASVLFCYSFGKAQRVLASVDRGIGPIFCHGAVEPLNRAYREAGVDLPATRLVSEIAARDKAAFREALIVAPPSAQGSTWMRRFGDYRDAFASGWMRLRGTRRRRGVDRGFVLSDHADWPGLQHAIDATGAERVIVTHGQIEPMVRWLTEQGLDAGAFTTEYGDDAIEADAADAAQATEPGAQAAPNDAPSTISPTSTPR, encoded by the coding sequence GTGGAGCATTCGTCCGACCTGATCGTCGCCCGCCCCGAAGGGCTCTACTGTCCGCCGGGCGACTTCTATATCGATCCGTGGCGGCCCGTGGAGCGCGCCGTCATCACGCACGCGCACGCGGATCACGCGCGCTTCGGCCACGCGCACTACCTCACGGCGCAGCCGGGGCTCGGCGTGCTGCGCTCGCGCCTGCCCGGCATCGACGTACAGGGTCTGGCCTACGGCGAGCAGATCGACCACCAGGGCGTGCGCGTCTCGCTGCATCCGGCGGGCCACGTGCTCGGCTCGGCGCAGGTGCGCGTCGAGCACGGCGGGCGCGTCTGGGTCGCCTCGGGCGACTACAAGGTCGAGCCTGACCCGACCTGCGCGCCGTTCGAACCCGTGCGCTGCGACACCTTTATCACCGAATCCACCTTCGGCTTGCCCATCTACCGCTGGGAGCCGCCGCACACCGTGTTCGAGGGCATCGACGCCTGGTGGCGCCACAACGCCGCCGAAGGCCACGCCTCGGTGCTGTTCTGCTATTCGTTCGGCAAGGCGCAGCGCGTGCTCGCGAGCGTGGATCGCGGTATTGGCCCGATCTTCTGCCACGGCGCCGTCGAGCCGCTCAACCGCGCGTATCGCGAAGCCGGCGTCGATTTGCCGGCCACGCGCCTCGTGAGCGAAATCGCCGCGCGCGACAAGGCCGCGTTCCGCGAAGCGCTGATCGTCGCGCCGCCCTCCGCGCAAGGCAGCACGTGGATGCGGCGCTTCGGCGACTACCGCGACGCGTTCGCCTCGGGCTGGATGCGCCTGCGCGGCACGCGGCGGCGGCGCGGCGTGGACCGTGGTTTCGTGCTGTCCGATCACGCCGACTGGCCTGGCCTGCAACACGCCATCGACGCGACGGGAGCCGAGCGCGTGATCGTCACGCACGGCCAGATCGAGCCGATGGTGCGCTGGCTCACCGAACAGGGGCTCGACGCGGGCGCCTTCACGACCGAATACGGCGACGACGCGATCGAAGCCGACGCGGCCGATGCGGCTCAAGCAACGGAACCCGGCGCGCAGGCCGCGCCGAATGACGCTCCTTCCACCATCTCTCCCACGAGCACGCCGCGATGA
- the pdeM gene encoding ligase-associated DNA damage response endonuclease PdeM has protein sequence MSADSLTVDVQGHALTLCAERAAFDPVLKSLFVADVHLGKDAVFRARGIPVPAGSTEETLGRLDRLIAAHAPESIVFLGDLLHARESHAAEMLGALRRWRARHPALPLVLVEGNHDRHAGALPDEFGMETVIEPYRFGPWALCHHPQTTEHAYALAGHEHPVLRIATGSDRARLPCFRFGARAGVLPAFGAFTGGFEVSAQTAGEAVYVVAGDRVFRVKR, from the coding sequence ATGAGCGCTGATTCGCTGACCGTCGACGTGCAGGGCCACGCGTTGACGTTGTGCGCCGAGCGCGCGGCCTTCGACCCCGTGCTCAAGAGCCTGTTTGTCGCCGACGTGCATCTCGGCAAGGACGCCGTGTTCCGCGCGCGCGGCATTCCGGTGCCCGCGGGCTCGACCGAAGAAACGCTCGGACGGCTCGATCGTTTGATCGCCGCGCATGCGCCCGAATCGATCGTGTTTCTCGGCGACTTGCTGCACGCGCGCGAATCGCACGCTGCCGAAATGCTCGGCGCGTTGCGCCGCTGGCGCGCGCGGCACCCCGCGTTGCCGCTCGTGCTGGTCGAAGGCAATCACGACCGCCACGCGGGCGCGCTCCCCGACGAGTTCGGCATGGAAACCGTGATCGAGCCCTACCGGTTCGGGCCGTGGGCGTTGTGCCATCATCCGCAAACCACGGAGCACGCGTATGCGCTCGCGGGCCACGAACATCCCGTGCTGCGCATTGCCACCGGCAGCGATCGCGCGCGCTTGCCGTGCTTTCGCTTCGGCGCGCGCGCGGGCGTGCTGCCGGCGTTCGGCGCGTTCACGGGCGGCTTCGAAGTCAGCGCGCAAACGGCGGGCGAAGCCGTGTACGTCGTGGCCGGCGACCGCGTGTTTCGCGTCAAGCGATAA
- a CDS encoding ligase-associated DNA damage response DEXH box helicase gives MSDHDDSREIDENDASDLDETSAGAKAKAGTKRKPRPRRIPRTQAAQARLDAAAESFKPAPFHYDPDEAAKPMETRIAQWFATRGWQPFPFQREVWREMARGASGLLHATTGAGKTWAVWLGALAAYAGHGAQDRAAKNAAQNAKASAKASAKANASKSAQAKAPAVTARLPLPAPLTVLWITPMRALAADSARALQQAVEALNVPWSVGLRTGDTSSTERARQSRRMPSALVTTPESLSLMLTRTNAREELAHLRLVVVDEWHELLGNKRGTQTQLALARLASWRPDLQVWGLSATLGNLPLAHDALLHSTHTPRVVVRGAQPKTLVVDTLIPERIERFPWGGHLGTRQVGAVADEIDAAQSSLVFTNTRSQSEIWYRALLELRPEWAGLIALHHGSLDKEVRDWVELGLKNGKLKAVVCTSSLDLGVDFLPVDRVFQIGSPKGVARLMQRAGRSGHAPGRVSRVTIVPTHALELVEAAAARWAIETQRIEGRDMPLKPLDVLVQHLVTVAIGGGFTPGAIYDEVRTAYAYRDLTQAEFDWALAFVERGGASLGAYPDYHRVVAGDDGVYRVPREDLVRRHRNNVGTIVANATINVAYLSGGRIGAMEESFIARLKPGDVFTFGGRALELVRVRDMTAYVKRATSSRGAMPQWAGSKMPLSSELAEAALVMLARANDGIYDEPEMRAIKPLLDLQATWSALPGPGVLVAESVRSREGHHFFCYPFAGRMAHIGLGALIGWRVARDQPSTFSISMNDYGFELLSAQPFDWQALIDGGLFSPEHLEHDILASLNASELAARRFREIARVSGLVYQGHPGQQKSARQLQASSSLFYEVFRKHDSANLLLAQADQEVMLQELELKRLREALVRMSESRFVLTHPKKPTPFAFPLIVARLREKVTTEKLADRVERMLAELEKAAQREDSHER, from the coding sequence ATGAGCGATCACGACGACTCGCGCGAGATCGACGAGAACGACGCCAGCGACCTCGACGAAACCAGCGCCGGAGCCAAAGCCAAAGCCGGAACGAAACGCAAGCCGCGCCCGCGACGGATTCCGCGCACGCAGGCGGCGCAGGCCAGGCTCGATGCCGCCGCCGAGTCGTTCAAACCCGCGCCGTTTCACTACGATCCCGACGAAGCGGCCAAACCCATGGAAACGCGCATCGCGCAGTGGTTCGCGACGCGCGGCTGGCAGCCGTTTCCGTTCCAGCGCGAGGTGTGGCGCGAAATGGCGCGCGGCGCGAGCGGGCTGTTGCACGCGACCACGGGCGCGGGCAAGACATGGGCCGTGTGGCTCGGCGCGCTCGCCGCGTATGCCGGGCACGGCGCCCAAGACCGGGCGGCCAAGAACGCGGCCCAAAACGCAAAGGCAAGCGCAAAGGCAAGCGCCAAGGCAAACGCGAGCAAAAGCGCGCAGGCGAAAGCACCGGCCGTGACGGCCAGACTGCCGCTCCCCGCGCCGCTCACCGTACTCTGGATCACGCCGATGCGCGCCCTCGCCGCCGACAGCGCACGCGCCTTGCAGCAAGCCGTGGAGGCGCTCAACGTGCCGTGGAGCGTGGGCCTGCGCACCGGCGACACCTCGTCCACGGAACGCGCGCGCCAGAGCCGCCGCATGCCCTCGGCGCTCGTGACCACGCCCGAGAGTCTTTCGCTGATGCTCACGCGCACCAATGCGCGCGAGGAACTCGCGCATCTGCGGCTCGTCGTGGTCGACGAATGGCACGAACTGCTCGGCAACAAACGCGGCACGCAAACGCAGCTCGCGCTCGCGCGTCTCGCGAGCTGGCGACCCGATCTGCAGGTGTGGGGCCTTTCCGCGACGCTCGGCAATCTCCCGCTCGCGCACGATGCGCTGCTGCATTCCACGCACACGCCGCGCGTGGTGGTGCGCGGCGCGCAACCGAAAACCCTCGTCGTCGATACGTTGATTCCCGAGCGGATCGAGCGCTTTCCGTGGGGCGGCCATCTCGGCACGCGTCAGGTGGGCGCGGTCGCCGACGAAATCGACGCGGCGCAAAGCTCGCTCGTGTTCACCAACACGCGCTCGCAATCGGAAATCTGGTATCGCGCGCTGCTGGAGTTGCGGCCCGAGTGGGCCGGCCTGATCGCGCTGCACCACGGCTCGCTCGACAAGGAAGTGCGCGACTGGGTCGAACTCGGCCTGAAGAACGGCAAGCTCAAGGCGGTCGTGTGCACGTCGAGCCTCGATCTGGGTGTCGATTTTCTGCCCGTGGACCGCGTGTTCCAGATCGGCTCGCCCAAAGGCGTCGCGCGCCTGATGCAGCGCGCCGGCCGCTCGGGGCACGCGCCGGGGCGCGTCTCGCGCGTGACCATCGTGCCCACGCATGCGCTCGAACTCGTCGAGGCGGCGGCCGCGCGCTGGGCCATCGAAACGCAGCGCATCGAAGGCCGCGACATGCCGCTCAAGCCGCTCGACGTGCTCGTGCAGCATCTCGTGACCGTGGCGATCGGCGGCGGCTTCACGCCCGGCGCGATCTACGACGAGGTACGCACCGCGTACGCGTACCGCGATCTCACGCAGGCGGAGTTCGACTGGGCGCTCGCCTTCGTCGAACGCGGCGGCGCCTCGCTCGGCGCGTATCCCGACTATCACCGCGTGGTGGCCGGCGACGACGGCGTCTACCGCGTGCCGCGCGAAGACCTCGTGCGCAGGCATCGCAACAACGTCGGCACAATCGTTGCTAACGCAACCATCAACGTGGCGTATCTCTCGGGCGGCCGCATTGGCGCGATGGAGGAATCGTTCATCGCGCGGTTGAAACCCGGCGACGTCTTCACGTTCGGCGGCCGCGCGCTCGAACTCGTGCGCGTGCGCGACATGACCGCCTACGTGAAGCGCGCCACCTCGTCGCGCGGAGCCATGCCGCAATGGGCGGGCAGCAAGATGCCGCTCTCCTCGGAACTCGCCGAAGCCGCGCTCGTGATGCTCGCGCGCGCCAACGACGGCATTTACGACGAACCCGAAATGCGCGCGATCAAGCCGCTGCTCGACCTGCAGGCCACGTGGTCGGCGTTGCCCGGTCCCGGCGTGCTGGTGGCGGAAAGCGTGCGCTCGCGCGAAGGGCACCACTTTTTCTGCTATCCGTTCGCGGGCCGTATGGCGCATATCGGGCTCGGCGCGCTGATCGGCTGGCGCGTGGCGCGCGATCAACCGAGCACGTTTTCCATATCGATGAACGACTACGGCTTCGAGCTGCTCTCGGCGCAACCGTTCGACTGGCAAGCGTTGATCGACGGCGGCCTGTTCTCGCCGGAGCATCTCGAACACGACATCCTGGCGAGCCTCAATGCCTCCGAACTCGCCGCGCGGCGGTTTCGCGAAATCGCGCGCGTCTCGGGGCTCGTCTATCAAGGGCATCCCGGGCAGCAAAAAAGCGCGCGCCAGCTTCAGGCGTCGAGCAGCCTCTTTTACGAAGTCTTTCGCAAGCACGACAGCGCGAACCTGCTGCTCGCGCAAGCCGATCAGGAAGTGATGTTGCAGGAACTCGAACTCAAACGTCTGCGCGAAGCCCTCGTGCGCATGAGCGAAAGCCGCTTCGTGCTCACGCACCCGAAGAAGCCCACGCCCTTCGCGTTTCCGCTGATCGTCGCGCGCCTGCGTGAGAAAGTGACCACGGAAAAGCTCGCCGATCGCGTCGAACGCATGCTCGCGGAACTCGAAAAGGCCGCGCAACGCGAGGACAGCCATGAGCGCTGA
- a CDS encoding ATP-dependent DNA ligase: MKRFAALYAALDATTSTNDKLEALVTYFASAEPEDAAWAAYFLAGGKPRQSVPTRVLVECARERARLPEWLFEESYQAVGDLAETIAHVLPPATRESELGLAQWIEDRVLTLRGVDPDTLRARLYDYWDELNWSERFLLTKLIGGGFRVGVSRQLVVRALARVADVDHKRIAQRMVGWTDSRQSPSAARYLRLVAPAADGDDVDTPHESDIGLPWPFFLAHPLQVDPATLGPLTDWIVEWKWDGIRAQLVKRAGRVWIWSRGEDLVTERFPELAALGEALPDGTVIDGEILAWEPGASAPLPFARLQPRITRKSLTKKVLSDSPATMLAYDLLEAEGRDLRTEPLHARRARLDALAQTLSPAGTPPLAAGLLRVSPLVHAEDWQALAALREESRARGVEGLMLKERTSMYGVGRTKASGTWWKWKIDPYAIDAVLLYAQRGHGRRASLYTDFTFAVWDEANGTRTLVPFAKAYSGLTDEEMRKVDAIVRKTTVEKFGPVRSVTPTLVFEIGFEGIQASPRHKSGIAVRFPRMLRWRTDKAIEDADTLDMLKGFLNEAQA, from the coding sequence ATGAAACGCTTCGCAGCGCTCTACGCGGCATTGGACGCCACGACGTCCACCAACGACAAGCTCGAAGCGCTCGTCACCTATTTCGCGAGCGCCGAGCCCGAGGACGCCGCGTGGGCCGCGTACTTTCTCGCGGGCGGCAAGCCGCGTCAGTCCGTGCCCACGCGGGTGCTCGTGGAATGCGCGCGCGAGCGCGCACGCCTGCCCGAGTGGCTGTTCGAAGAGTCGTATCAGGCCGTGGGCGACCTCGCCGAAACCATCGCGCACGTGCTGCCGCCCGCCACGCGCGAATCCGAACTCGGCCTCGCACAATGGATCGAAGACCGCGTGCTGACCTTGCGCGGCGTGGATCCGGACACGCTGCGCGCCCGCCTCTACGACTACTGGGACGAACTGAACTGGAGCGAACGCTTCCTGCTCACCAAGCTCATCGGCGGCGGCTTTCGCGTGGGCGTCTCGCGGCAACTCGTGGTGCGCGCGCTCGCGCGGGTTGCCGACGTCGATCACAAACGCATCGCGCAGCGCATGGTCGGCTGGACCGATTCGCGCCAGTCGCCGAGCGCGGCGCGCTATCTTCGGCTGGTCGCGCCCGCGGCCGATGGCGACGACGTCGACACACCGCACGAAAGCGATATCGGCTTGCCCTGGCCGTTCTTTCTCGCGCACCCGCTGCAGGTCGATCCCGCCACGCTCGGGCCGCTCACCGACTGGATCGTCGAATGGAAATGGGACGGCATTCGCGCGCAACTCGTGAAACGCGCGGGCCGCGTGTGGATCTGGTCGCGCGGCGAAGACCTCGTGACCGAACGCTTTCCCGAACTCGCGGCGCTCGGCGAGGCATTGCCCGACGGCACCGTGATCGATGGCGAAATTCTCGCGTGGGAGCCGGGCGCGAGCGCGCCGCTGCCGTTCGCGCGGCTGCAACCGCGCATCACGCGCAAATCGCTGACGAAGAAAGTGCTCAGCGACTCCCCCGCCACGATGCTCGCCTACGATCTGCTCGAAGCCGAAGGGCGCGACTTGCGCACCGAACCGCTGCACGCACGGCGCGCGCGGCTCGACGCGCTCGCGCAGACGCTCTCGCCGGCCGGCACGCCGCCACTCGCCGCCGGCTTGCTGCGCGTTTCGCCGCTCGTGCACGCCGAAGACTGGCAAGCGCTCGCCGCATTGCGCGAGGAAAGCCGCGCGCGCGGCGTGGAAGGCCTCATGCTGAAGGAGCGCACGTCGATGTATGGCGTGGGGCGCACCAAAGCCTCGGGCACCTGGTGGAAGTGGAAGATCGACCCATACGCGATCGACGCCGTGCTGCTCTACGCGCAACGCGGCCATGGCCGGCGCGCGAGCCTCTACACCGACTTCACCTTCGCGGTGTGGGACGAAGCCAATGGCACGCGCACGCTGGTGCCGTTCGCGAAGGCGTATTCCGGTCTCACCGACGAAGAGATGCGCAAGGTCGACGCCATCGTGCGCAAGACGACCGTCGAGAAGTTCGGGCCCGTGCGCAGCGTGACGCCCACGCTCGTGTTCGAGATCGGCTTTGAAGGCATCCAGGCGAGTCCGCGCCACAAGTCGGGCATTGCCGTGCGCTTTCCGCGCATGTTGCGCTGGCGCACCGATAAAGCCATCGAAGACGCCGACACGCTCGACATGCTCAAGGGCTTTCTCAACGAGGCGCAGGCATGA
- a CDS encoding TolB-like translocation protein codes for MTLTQANAAEPATQAAQEGMLLLNRIGPVTSDLYVANADGSNEHKLLPTPGFDYHASFSKDGEWIVFTSERDGYGESNLYRVKIDGSGLQKLTDHIAVDDAAAFSPTNPNVIAFVSSRRGANGFGTTNIWTLNIATGALKNVTGKLPFDASKPHSFFRPSWSPDGKWIALSSDIGSDWRGHNLPVGWERTQESSIYMIHPDGTGFRKIASRAGYDEGSPSFSPDGKRVVFYETPVESTWGAHRPEGINKVSSQIVAVDLASHARSELTATPGFKVFPQYVNDTTVAYHVKGGDTEGLYNTAGMFRGTRDTGLRSPHYSYDGKQVVYEKVTFRPAHANGTPLFSFDPKWKYTYIDVFPQLSLDRKQLVYTEKAINSSIAIMNADLSGYQRIYDPATSGLDATLVKQGLAGAFQPTWSPDRKWVAFGVGNWFFMRAGGPGRIMRIKTDGSMDGKPEVLTDGTENAGFPSYSPDGTKLVYRVWSEKDKGLRILDLGTHQTTVLTTAEDNLPGWSPDGSKIVFTRKQINPADPNKFNYDVFTIKPDGSDLRRLTSDGSNQGHAVWTYDGRIAYSSGTYGFRDELALYDNSFQPDGQNWVMNADGSDPHAITDTLWEEAMPMYVPNP; via the coding sequence ATGACGTTGACGCAGGCGAATGCGGCGGAACCGGCAACGCAAGCGGCGCAAGAAGGCATGCTGCTGCTCAACCGCATCGGTCCCGTCACCTCCGACCTCTATGTGGCCAACGCCGACGGCTCGAACGAGCACAAGCTCTTGCCCACGCCGGGCTTCGACTATCACGCGTCGTTCTCGAAAGACGGCGAGTGGATCGTGTTTACTTCCGAGCGTGACGGCTACGGCGAATCGAATCTGTATCGCGTGAAAATCGATGGGTCGGGTCTGCAAAAACTCACCGACCATATTGCCGTGGACGACGCGGCCGCGTTCTCGCCCACGAACCCGAACGTGATCGCGTTCGTGTCGTCGCGCCGCGGCGCGAACGGTTTCGGCACCACGAATATCTGGACGCTGAATATCGCCACGGGCGCGCTGAAAAACGTGACTGGAAAGCTCCCGTTTGATGCGTCGAAGCCGCATAGCTTCTTCCGTCCTTCGTGGTCGCCGGACGGCAAGTGGATCGCGCTGTCGTCCGACATCGGCAGCGACTGGCGCGGGCACAATCTGCCGGTGGGCTGGGAGCGCACGCAGGAAAGCAGCATCTACATGATTCATCCGGACGGCACGGGTTTCAGGAAGATCGCCTCGCGCGCGGGCTACGACGAAGGCTCGCCCTCGTTCTCGCCCGACGGCAAGCGCGTGGTGTTCTACGAAACGCCGGTCGAATCCACCTGGGGCGCGCATCGTCCCGAGGGCATCAACAAGGTCAGCTCGCAGATCGTGGCCGTGGATCTCGCCTCGCACGCGCGCAGTGAACTCACTGCCACGCCCGGTTTCAAGGTATTTCCGCAATACGTGAACGACACAACCGTGGCGTATCACGTGAAGGGCGGCGACACCGAAGGCCTTTACAACACGGCGGGCATGTTCCGCGGCACGCGCGACACGGGCCTGCGCTCGCCGCATTATTCATACGACGGCAAGCAGGTCGTGTACGAGAAGGTCACGTTCCGTCCCGCGCATGCGAACGGCACGCCGCTGTTCAGTTTCGATCCGAAGTGGAAGTACACGTATATCGACGTGTTCCCGCAGCTTTCGCTCGACCGCAAGCAACTCGTGTACACGGAAAAAGCGATCAACTCGTCGATCGCGATCATGAACGCGGATCTCAGCGGTTACCAGCGCATTTACGATCCGGCCACGAGCGGTCTCGACGCCACGCTCGTGAAGCAAGGTCTCGCGGGCGCGTTTCAGCCCACGTGGTCGCCCGACCGCAAGTGGGTCGCGTTCGGCGTGGGCAACTGGTTCTTCATGCGCGCGGGCGGTCCCGGCCGCATCATGCGCATCAAGACGGACGGCAGCATGGACGGCAAGCCCGAAGTGCTGACCGACGGCACGGAAAACGCAGGCTTCCCGAGCTATTCGCCGGACGGCACGAAGCTCGTGTACCGCGTGTGGAGCGAGAAGGACAAGGGCCTGCGGATCCTTGATCTCGGTACGCATCAGACCACCGTGCTGACCACGGCGGAAGACAATCTGCCGGGCTGGTCGCCGGACGGCTCGAAGATCGTGTTCACGCGCAAGCAGATCAACCCGGCCGATCCGAACAAATTCAACTACGACGTGTTCACGATCAAGCCGGACGGCAGCGATCTGCGCCGCCTCACTTCGGACGGTTCGAACCAGGGCCATGCGGTGTGGACCTACGACGGCCGTATCGCCTATAGCTCGGGTACGTATGGCTTTCGCGACGAACTCGCGCTCTACGACAACAGCTTCCAGCCCGATGGCCAGAACTGGGTGATGAACGCGGACGGCAGCGACCCGCACGCGATCACCGACACGCTCTGGGAAGAAGCCATGCCGATGTATGTGCCGAACCCATAA